Proteins encoded in a region of the Oscillospiraceae bacterium MB24-C1 genome:
- the alr gene encoding alanine racemase codes for MRQSMITRRAWLEIDLDRLQYNLTQLRAHLAPGCEISAVVKADAYGQGAVPIAQYLQQNQGIARFCVACFSEAVKLREAGITGEILILAYTTPELTGEILKYDLTQSVASPEYACELDEQARLAGGIVKMHVKLDTGMTRTGFDCKTPQDIAQIVKVYQMPNLSAAGTFSHFSSADDGSEGADEYCHMQITRFNEVIAALREQGCNLGTLHMCNTGGIQKYPQAHFDMVRCGAAMAGYNTAAHIPKWDLKIMSALKVTVISLRDVQPGTPVSYSRTFKAEKPLRVAVLSIGYADGYPRNLSRVGRVILHGKWARQLGNVCMDQMMVDVTDIPGVEIGDAATIIGEDGGLIQTADDLGAQYGSCMHEVLSRLGSRLQRIYYRNDKIETIL; via the coding sequence CCGGCTGTGAGATTTCGGCGGTCGTCAAAGCCGATGCCTACGGGCAGGGTGCCGTGCCGATCGCCCAGTACCTGCAGCAGAATCAGGGGATTGCCCGGTTTTGTGTGGCCTGCTTTTCAGAGGCGGTTAAATTGCGTGAGGCTGGCATCACCGGCGAAATACTGATACTAGCTTACACAACGCCGGAGTTGACTGGCGAGATATTGAAGTATGATCTAACCCAGTCGGTGGCCTCACCTGAATATGCCTGTGAGCTGGATGAACAGGCGCGGCTGGCGGGTGGGATTGTCAAAATGCATGTCAAGCTGGACACCGGTATGACCCGTACCGGCTTTGACTGTAAAACACCACAGGACATTGCACAGATTGTCAAGGTCTACCAAATGCCCAACCTTTCGGCCGCCGGCACGTTCAGCCACTTTTCTTCGGCGGATGACGGCAGCGAGGGCGCGGATGAATACTGCCATATGCAAATTACGCGTTTTAACGAGGTGATTGCTGCGCTGCGTGAACAAGGTTGTAACCTTGGCACGCTACACATGTGCAATACCGGTGGCATACAAAAATATCCACAGGCGCATTTTGACATGGTGCGTTGCGGTGCGGCAATGGCGGGCTATAACACCGCCGCTCATATCCCCAAATGGGATTTAAAAATTATGAGTGCACTTAAAGTCACGGTTATTTCACTACGCGATGTTCAGCCCGGAACGCCGGTTAGCTACAGCCGAACCTTTAAGGCTGAAAAGCCGCTGCGTGTTGCGGTGCTGTCCATCGGATATGCCGACGGTTACCCGCGCAACCTTTCGCGCGTGGGTCGGGTCATATTGCACGGCAAGTGGGCACGTCAGCTGGGTAACGTCTGTATGGATCAGATGATGGTGGATGTGACCGATATCCCTGGGGTTGAGATAGGCGATGCTGCTACCATTATCGGCGAAGACGGCGGCCTGATTCAGACTGCCGACGATCTCGGCGCGCAGTACGGGTCGTGTATGCACGAGGTGCTTTCGCGCCTTGGGTCAAGGCTGCAAAGGATTTACTATCGCAATGATAAAATAGAGACGATTTTGTAA